A single region of the Salvia splendens isolate huo1 chromosome 18, SspV2, whole genome shotgun sequence genome encodes:
- the LOC121776982 gene encoding putative disease resistance protein RGA3: MDGGAAAIEVLLQNLINVLREEYSLLRGLDKDAQQLQKTLVMIVAYLSDAQKKFITQDAVKIWLRELEALAFDADNVLDKLSYHLLHKKVKKMKTPKAKDKVLSCFSSFHGISRRRNMAFTIKHINVDFESMNKRALDLGLQSMVVNAPAAVAHTSIETDSFSLDPIFVGRDDDVPKLVDVLTDIQHDRIFSMVALVGMGGAGKTTLTKKVFNHERVRARFRSHIWVHVSQTFDTMSLFNKILYKLTKRSDGVESRDDILEKLQEALKAKTYLLVFDDVWNDDVMKWEDFINSLLGVTSTKGNGIIITTRSQKVASIVNSFHIHLLNGLSDEDCWSIIKAKTFDENSEVSLGFETIGRKIAKRCQGLPLAANVVGGVFRGKSEEEWRFINENWLSDVEGGENISKILKLSFDHLSSPSLRKCFMFCSVFPKGWEIEKRELIELWMAEGFLQPSRRDDMESVGNMYFHVLLQNSLLQVQMRDDYGNVESCVMHDLVHDLAAYVLSNNGSTPIRYLFLQAESSPIPKKATKHLRTLFLHGETFGTKFSDFECLHTLTLSSYNDEELPYSIRKLKHLRNLNISKTCIRNLPKWIGELHHLQTLRANVWKLEKLPSTLKYLINLRHLHINSSTKLPAKIGRLNRLQTLPHFTVGKEKGYQIEELGSLKNLKGTLEIHNLENVRDKEEALRANIFQKPNLFDLVFEWSDSRDDERNDESVLEGLQPHPKLKNLKISGFKGKRFPTWIEKMTVRDGPHGTWVPLDNLITITLSECSEIEEIPKVEHLPNLKFLCLDGLKKVRFMNASFSHLTSLEIRGLERLECLPEWLFYNNQNLSDLKISKCGVLRELPDGMDTLNSLKYLHIQDCECIKSIGNPSGGARQSQWILCELSIIGCEELMELPHQMLESWAPTIEVLRLERLRSLKSLPMVIDCLAKSSTRLRRLKIKGVPKLMDASSGSVESWDLGRLNELNIDVSEEWSREASVGIIETVDGMLQRCCNSLTNLHLKGVENWECDTGTHPTTITEAQGDEVRREEGCEVPRAEENQLVFETAGEERAPAAVPSRSDRPRRESRPPVKYGDFVVARKKR; this comes from the coding sequence ATGGATGGAGGTGCTGCAGCCATCGAAGTTCTTCTCCAAAATCTGATCAACGTTTTAAGGGAAGAGTACTCTCTACTTCGAGGTCTCGACAAAGATGCCCAACAGCTGCAGAAGACTTTGGTCATGATTGTAGCATACTTGAGTGATGCACAGAAGAAATTCATCACTCAAGATGCTGTCAAAATCTGGTTGAGGGAGCTCGAAGCTCTGGCTTTCGATGCTGATAATGTCTTGGACAAACTCAGCTATCATCTTCTCCacaaaaaagtgaagaaaatgaagacACCCAAAGCCAAGGATAAGGTACTATCATGCTTCTCATCCTTTCATGGCATTTCACGTCGGCGTAATATGGCTTTCACAATCAAACATATCAATGTTGATTTTGAATCTATGAACAAAAGAGCATTAGATCTTGGCCTTCAAAGCATGGTTGTGAATGCACCCGCTGCAGTTGCTCATACTTCCATTGAGACGGATTCGTTCAGTCTTGATCCAATTTTTGTTGGAAGAGATGATGATGTGCCTAAACTAGTTGATGTGCTCACCGACATCCAGCATGATCGGATCTTCTCTATGGTTGCTCTTGTCGGAATGGGAGGTGCGGGGAAAACTACTTTGACAAAAAAAGTCTTCAATCATGAAAGGGTAAGGGCTCGATTCAGATCACATATTTGGGTTCATGTTTCCCAAACTTTTGATACAATGAGTCTCTTCAACAAAATACTTTATAAGTTGACTAAAAGGAGTGATGGAGTTGAGAGTAGAGATGATATATTGGAAAAGCTTCAAGAAGCTCTCAAGGCAAAAACTTATCTTCTTGTTTTTGATGATGTATGGAATGATGATGTTATGAAATGGGAAGACTTTATAAACTCCTTATTGGGAGTTACTTCTACAAAGGGTAATGGCATTATCATCACCACCAGGAGTCAAAAGGTTGCTTCAATTGTTAACTCATTTCATATTCATCTTTTGAATGGCTTATCAGATGAAGATTGTTGGTCCATAATCAAAGCCAAAACTTTTGATGAAAACAGTGAAGTTTCATTAGGATTCGAGACGATTGGAAGAAAGATTGCTAAAAGATGCCAAGGTTTGCCCTTAGCTGCCAATGTAGTCGGGGGAGTGTTTCGTGGTAAGTCTGAAGAAGAGTGGCGCTTCATCAATGAAAATTGGCTTTCAGATGTTGAAGGAGgtgaaaatatctcaaaaatattgaaattgagCTTTGATCACCTGTCTTCACCGTCGCTCAGGAAGTGCTTCATGTTTTGTTCAGTTTTCCCCAAAGGTTGGGAAATCGAGAAGCGGGAGTTGATTGAACTATGGATGGCAGAAGGGTTTCTTCAACCAAGCCGAAGAGATGATATGGAGTCCGTGGGCAACATGTATTTTCATGTGCTTCTACAGAACTCTCTGTTGCAAGTTCAAATGAGAGATGATTATGGAAATGTGGAAAGTTGTGTTATGCACGATCTTGTGCATGATCTTGCAGCTTATGTTTTATCCAATAATGGCAGCACCCCAATTCGATACTTGTTTCTCCAAGCAGAATCGAGTCCTATTCCAAAAAAGGCGACCAAGCATTTGCGAACATTATTCTTGCATGGTGAAACATTTGGTACGAAGTTCTCAGACTTTGAATGTTTACATACTCTTACACTGTCCAGTTATAATGATGAAGAGTTGCCCTATTCGATTAGGAAGTTAAAACATTTGAGAAATCTGAATATTTCAAAAACATGTATTAGAAACCTTCCTAAGTGGATTGGTGAACTCCATCACTTGCAAACATTAAGAGCAAATGTATGGAAATTAGAGAAACTGCCAAGTACGTTGAAGTACTTGATTAACTTAAGGCATCTTCATATCAATTCTAGTACGAAGTTGCCGGCAAAGATTGGGAGATTGAATCGTCTCCAAACACTGCCTCACTTCACAGTGGGCAAAGAAAAAGGCTATCAAATTGAAGAGCTCGGAAGTTTGAAGAATCTCAAAGGAACACTAGAGATTCATAACCTGGAGAATGTGCgtgataaagaagaggctctgAGAGCAAATATATTTCAGAAGCCAAATTTGTTTGATTTGGTGTTTGAATGGAGTGATAGTAGAGATGATGAAAGAAATGATGAGAGTGTGTTGGAAGGCCTCCAACCTCATCCAAAGCTGAAGAATTTGAAGATTTCAGGATTCAAAGGCAAAAGATTTCCAACATGGATTGAGAAGATGACAGTGCGTGATGGGCCTCATGGCACATGGGTACCGCTTGACAACTTGATTACAATAACACTCTCCGAGTGCTCAGAAATTGAGGAAATCCCAAAGGTGGAGCACTTGCCGAATCTCAAGTTTCTTTGTTTGGACGGATTGAAAAAGGTAAGGTTTATGAATGCTTCATTTAGTCATTTAACGTCACTCGAAATTAGAGGATTAGAGAGATTGGAATGTCTACCAGAATGGTTATTCTATAACAATCAGAATCTCTCagatttgaaaatatcaaaatgcGGTGTGTTGAGAGAATTACCGGATGGCATGGACACCCTCAATTCTCTGAAGTATTTGCATATTCAGGATTGTGAATGTATAAAGTCGATTGGGAATCCAAGTGGTGGAGCACGACAATCGCAATGGATCCTTTGTGAGCTGAGTATTATCGGGTGTGAAGAGCTGATGGAATTGCCGCATCAAATGCTGGAGTCATGGGCCCCTACAATTGAGGTTCTTAGATTGGAGAGATTAAGGAGCCTAAAGAGTCTACCAATGGTAATCGACTGCCTCGCTAAATCATCTACTCGTCTCAGAAGATTGAAAATCAAAGGTGTTCCTAAATTGATGGATGCTAGTAGTGGTAGTGTTGAGAGTTGGGATTTAGGCAGGTTGAATGAATTGAACATAGATGTGAGTGAGGAGTGGTCAAGAGAGGCTAGTGTTGGCATTATAGAGACTGTGGATGGTATGCTGCAAAGATGCTGCAACTCACTCACTAACTTGCATTTGAAGGGGGTGGAAAATTGGGAGTGTGATACGGGAACACACCCGACAACAATCACAGAAGCGCAAGGGGACGAAGTGAGACGGGAGGAAGGCTGCGAGGTACCGAGAGCAGAGGAGAATCAGTTGGTGTTTGAAACTGCAGGGGAAGAAAGAGCGCCAGCGGCAGTGCCGAGCAGGAGCGACCGGCCACGACGGGAGTCGAGACCTCCAGTGAAGTATGGAGACTTCGTGGTCGCACGGAAAAAGCGTTGA
- the LOC121777271 gene encoding uncharacterized protein LOC121777271, with amino-acid sequence MESAAALRSFDYAVGTNSHIKSVLQRPGIAAYCDLSKLPAYGGKNLSSRKRHAALLVSCAKTSEATISAKGDPNGAVLSDKKSNGAVEKKTPITATFPTGFETLLTEVCDETKIAELKVKLGAFEIHMKRNIDGPPIPAPVVPHATESSAPSKPAVPPPPSKSSAEKVSSFTNVSAEKAAKLAALDASGSSGYVIVSSPTVGSFRRARTLKGKKQPPACKEGDLIKEGQVIGFLDQFGSELPVKSDVAGEVLKLLFSDGGGAIHSICYLGYLIYCLVLIYNASAALFEAPVLYSMRNLYPINFRTYSC; translated from the exons ATGGAGTCTGCCGCCGCTCTCCGCTCTTTCGATT ATGCAGTTGGAACAAATTCCCACATTAAGTCTGTTCTTCAAAGACCTGGCATTGCTGCATACTGTGACCTAAGCAAATTGCCTGCATATGGTGGAAAGAATCTTTCATCTAGAAAAAGACACGCGGCACTACTTGTTTCATGTGCAAAGACATCTGAAGCTACTATTTCAGCCAAAG GTGATCCTAATGGAGCTGTTCTATCAGATAAAAAATCAAATGGCGCAGTAGAGAAAAAGACACCAATAACTGCAACATTTCCCACTGGTTTTGAG ACCCTGCTGACCGAAGTTTGCGATGAGACAAAGATCGCTGAGCTGAAAGTCAAG TTAGGAGCCTTTGAGATCCACATGAAGCGGAATATTGATGGCCCGCCAATCCCTGCACCTGTTGTTCCTCATGCAACAGAATCTTCTGCACCAAGTAAACCTGCTgttcctcctcctccatctAAATCTTCTGCAGAAAAAGTGAGTTCATTTACAAATGTCTCTGCTGAGAAGGCTGCCAAATTGGCAGCCCTGGATGCTTCTGGATCCAGTGGGTATGTTATAGTATCATCACCCACG GTTGGTTCATTCAGAAGAGCCAGGACTCTCAAAGGAAAGAAGCAACCACCTGCCTGTAAAGAG GGTGACCTGATCAAGGAGGGACAGGTGATAGGCTTCTTGGATCAGTTTGGCTCTGAACTCCCTGTCAAA TCGGATGTGGCTGGTGAAGTCCTAAAGCTCCTTTTCAGTGATGGAG GTGGCGCTATTCACTCTATTTGCTATCTTGGTTATTTGATATACTGCTTAGTGCTGATATACAACGCATCTGCCGCCTTGTTCGAGGCGCCTGTCTTGTATTCAATGCGGAACTTGTACCCCATCAACTTCCGTACGTATAGTTGCTGA